Proteins from a genomic interval of Diceros bicornis minor isolate mBicDic1 chromosome 34, mDicBic1.mat.cur, whole genome shotgun sequence:
- the LOC131397621 gene encoding MHC class I-like protein MILL2 translates to MGLVSPGDPRALSHLLLLLLLLQESSLESDTGTHTLRYDLMALSLDRPEKSQFLALGYFDDELFLRYDGESQRAEPRGLGIKMDLGAETWERETKDLKEKERQLRQMLTEIMGQQGQGPGLHSLQATLGCELQGDLTVRGFWRLGYNGQDQDFLTFNSETLPWSVATPSAQHIKKLWETQDPPSVTVTRSKNLVGHVLLRCWVFSFYPRGATLTWLRDGEPMHQGSFGPGANLPSGDGNYQTWVATWIPPGEEQRFVCHVGHWGLNTTVPAVSGEEPGEPSGSRELEAVLVQEHHMKKAHCV, encoded by the exons ATGGGGTTAGTGTCCCCTGGGGACCCCAGAGCCctgagccacctgctgctcctgttGCTGCTACTGCAGGAGTCGTCCCTGGAGTCCGACACTG GAACCCACACTCTCCGCTACGACCTCATGGCCCTGTCCCTGGACAGACCTGAGAAGTCCCAGTTCCTGGCCCTGGGGTACTTTGATGATGAGCTCTTCCTGCGCTATGATGGCGAGAGCCAGAGGGCAGAGCCCCGGGGTCTAGGGATCAAGATGGACCTGGGAGCTGAGACCTGGGAGAGAGAGACCAAGGACCTGAAGGAGAAGGAGCGGCAGCTCAGACAGATGCTGACAGAGATCATgggccagcagggccagggccCAG gcctTCACTCCCTCCAGGCCACATTGGGCTGTGAGCTGCAGGGAGACCTCACTGTTAGAGGCTTCTGGCGCTTGGGCTACAACGGGCAAGATCAGGACTTCCTCACCTTCAACTCAGAGACCCTCCCATGGTCGGTGGCCACGCCCTCAGCCCAGCACATCAAGAAGCTCTGGGAGACCCAAG ATCCCCCATCAGTGACTGTGACCCGCAGTAAGAACCTGGTGGGCCACGTCCTCCTGAGGTGCTGGGTTTTTAGTTTCTATCCTCGGGGTGCCACCCTGACCTGGCTTCGGGATGGGGAGCCCATGCACCAGGGCAGCTTTGGGCCTGGGGCCAACCTGCCCAGTGGGGACGGGAACTACCAGACCTGGGTGGCCACTTGGATTCCCCCTGGAGAGGAGCAGAGGTTCGTCTGCCACGTGGGACACTGGGGGCTGAACACCACGGTCCCTGCAGTCTCTGGTGAGGAACCAGGGGAGCCCTCGGGGTCCAGGGAGCTGGAGGCAGTGTTGGTGCAGGAGCATCATATGAAGAAGGCCCACTGTGTATAA